One Deinococcota bacterium genomic window carries:
- a CDS encoding aldo/keto reductase has translation MEYRALGRTGVKVSPLCLGCMTFGAKTSPEDSYAIVDRALEAGINFIDTANVYSRGRSEEVTGEALKRNGQRDKVVLATKVHGVMDDDDPNARGNSRRHIIQQCEASLRRLQTDYIDLYQIHRPQPDIPIDETLQALDDLIRKGYVRYLGTSTFAAWQLTEALAVAKELRLNRFVCEQPPYNLLDRRIERELLPMAQTYGVGIIPWSPLAGGLLSGKYQRNADAPADSRYADAKDSPIQQRRQTDRAFDVIEGLQPLVAAKGCTMSQFALAWCVQQPGVTSPIIGPRTMAQLEDNLGALEVAIGDEDRGKIDELIPPGDMASAFYEANFGPHPYR, from the coding sequence ATGGAATACCGCGCATTAGGACGAACCGGCGTCAAGGTGAGCCCGCTCTGCCTGGGCTGTATGACCTTCGGCGCCAAGACCAGCCCCGAGGACTCGTACGCTATCGTCGACCGGGCGCTCGAGGCCGGCATCAACTTCATCGACACCGCCAACGTCTACAGCCGCGGCCGCAGCGAGGAGGTCACGGGCGAGGCCTTGAAGCGCAACGGCCAACGCGACAAGGTGGTGCTGGCGACCAAGGTGCACGGCGTGATGGACGATGACGATCCTAACGCTCGCGGCAACAGCCGCCGCCACATCATCCAACAGTGCGAAGCGAGCTTGCGCCGCCTGCAAACGGACTACATCGACCTCTACCAGATCCACCGCCCCCAGCCGGACATCCCCATCGACGAGACCCTGCAGGCCCTGGACGACCTCATCCGCAAGGGCTACGTGCGCTACCTCGGCACCAGCACCTTCGCCGCCTGGCAGCTCACCGAAGCGCTAGCGGTCGCCAAGGAACTGCGGCTCAACCGCTTCGTCTGCGAGCAGCCGCCCTACAACTTGCTGGACCGGCGCATCGAGCGTGAACTCTTGCCGATGGCGCAAACCTACGGCGTCGGGATTATCCCCTGGAGCCCCTTAGCCGGCGGTCTCTTGAGCGGCAAGTATCAGAGGAATGCGGACGCGCCCGCCGACAGCCGCTACGCTGACGCCAAAGACAGCCCTATCCAGCAGCGACGCCAGACCGACCGGGCCTTCGACGTGATCGAAGGGTTGCAACCCCTGGTCGCGGCCAAAGGCTGCACGATGTCGCAGTTTGCGCTGGCTTGGTGCGTGCAGCAGCCCGGCGTGACCAGCCCCATCATCGGACCGAGGACGATGGCACAGCTCGAGGACAACCTGGGGGCGCTCGAGGTCGCTATCGGCGATGAAGACCGCGGTAAGATCGATGAGCTGATCCCACCCGGTGATATGGCCTCAGCCTTTTACGAAGCCAACTTCGGACCTCACCCTTACCGCTAG
- a CDS encoding D-2-hydroxyacid dehydrogenase, with protein sequence MKMILLGFKPDVLTEAQVAQVRAAAPEMRVVLSHEREEIERVLGEVEIIAGNVPRDLLVKATKLRWYQQWGAGADWLLRHPEAAELDFVLTNASGVHSVPISEHILATLLAFARQLPQAVRLQARREWRSQREVFELAGKTMLLIGVGRIGERTALVAEALGMRVLGVRRDATKGVAAIEAMYGPEQLLELLPQADVVVVTVPLTKETSGMIGEKELEVMKASAYLVNIGRGGTVQEAALVRALQEGWIAGAGLDVFATEPLPEDSPLWLMENVIVTAHYSGSTPHYNDRVLAIFLGNLERYHKGEPLHNVVDKQVGY encoded by the coding sequence ATGAAGATGATCCTCCTCGGTTTCAAGCCGGATGTCCTGACGGAAGCGCAAGTAGCCCAGGTTCGCGCAGCCGCGCCCGAAATGCGGGTGGTGCTCAGCCATGAACGCGAGGAGATCGAGCGGGTTTTGGGCGAGGTCGAGATCATCGCCGGGAACGTTCCGCGCGACCTGCTCGTCAAGGCAACGAAGCTGCGCTGGTACCAACAGTGGGGAGCTGGCGCCGACTGGCTCTTGCGTCATCCCGAAGCGGCCGAACTGGACTTCGTCTTGACCAACGCCTCCGGCGTACACAGCGTCCCTATCAGCGAGCACATCCTCGCCACGCTGCTCGCCTTCGCCAGACAGCTCCCGCAGGCGGTTCGGCTGCAGGCCCGACGGGAGTGGCGTAGCCAGAGGGAAGTTTTTGAACTCGCCGGCAAGACGATGCTGCTGATCGGCGTCGGCAGGATCGGCGAGCGCACTGCCCTTGTGGCTGAAGCTCTTGGCATGCGGGTCCTGGGTGTGCGGCGTGATGCTACGAAGGGCGTGGCAGCGATCGAAGCGATGTACGGACCTGAGCAGCTGCTCGAGCTCTTGCCGCAAGCCGACGTCGTGGTCGTGACGGTGCCGCTGACAAAGGAAACGTCAGGCATGATAGGGGAGAAGGAACTCGAGGTCATGAAGGCGAGCGCCTACCTCGTCAACATCGGCCGAGGCGGCACGGTTCAAGAGGCCGCCCTCGTTCGGGCGTTGCAAGAAGGCTGGATCGCCGGCGCGGGACTCGATGTCTTCGCGACCGAACCCCTGCCCGAAGACTCGCCGCTCTGGCTCATGGAGAACGTCATCGTCACCGCTCACTACTCGGGTAGCACGCCCCACTACAACGACAGGGTGCTGGCGATCTTTCTGGGGAACCTGGAGCGCTATCATAAGGGCGAGCCGCTCCACAACGTCGTCGATAAGCAGGTCGGCTACTGA